In the Agrococcus beijingensis genome, GCCGCGAGCCTCGAGATCGCCGACGCCGCGACTCGCGTCGTCATGTCGGCGACCGGCCGGCTGGTGCGCGTCGACGGCGACGAGCCGATCCCCGCGCCCGCCCGCCGCAGCCGCCACGACGCGATCCGCTCGCAGGTGACCACCACCACCCGCGGCGCCTTCGGCCTGGTGCTGTCTTCGGGGGCCGTGCTGCGCCTCACCCCCGCCGATCTGCCCTCGGTGCCAGCCGCATCCGTCGGCCTCAACGCAGGCGTGAAGGTGCGCGAGCTGGGCGCCTTCGAGCGCGGCGAGGAGGCCGTGGCCCTCATCGACCTGGCCTCCGAGCAGCCGTGGCTCGTCGCCACCGCGCAGGGCATCGTCAAGCGCGTCAAGCCTGCGGAGCTGCGCGACCGCGACCGCGAGACCGTGATCGCGCTGAAGGGCGCCGACCGGGTCGTCGGCGTCGCACCGGCGGCCGACGACGACTGGGTGGTGCTCATCACGAGCGACGCGCAGCTGCTGCGCTTCGCCGCCTCGGCGGTCAACCCGCAGGGGCCGGGCGCCGGCGGCATGAAGGGCATCGGCCTCAAGGCGGATGCGTCGGTGCGGTTCGCGGGTGTCGTCGCCGAAGGCGCCGAGGTGGTCACGGTCACCGAGGCCGCGGAGACCCTCGCGGGGCTCGACGAGCCGCGCGTGAAGGTCTCCGACCTCGCCGAGTTCCCGCCCAAGGGCCGCGGCACCGGGGGCGTGCAGGCGCACCGCCTGCTGAAGGGCGAGGTGGGGCTGTCGCTCGCGTGGGCCGGCCCGTCGCCGCTCGCGGTGGGCGCCGACGGCTCGCAGCGGCAGCTGCCGCCGGGCGGCGCGGCCCGTGCAGGCTCGGGCGTCGCGATCGACGGCACGATCGGCGCGATCGGCGCGCGGCTGGGCGACTGACCGCGCAGTGACGCGCCCCGCCGCGGCCGATGCGGCCCCGGGCGGCTACGCGTCGATGCGGTCGCGGTCGACCTGCGACGACTGGATCAGCTCGCGGCGGGGCGCCACCTCGTTGCCCATCAGCAGCTCGAAGATCTCGCTCGCCCGCTCGGCGTCGGTGATCGTCACGCGGCGCAGCGTGCGTCGTGAGCGGTCCATCGTCGTCTCGGCCAGCTGGTCGGCGTCCATCTCGCCGAGGCCCTTGTAGCGCTGCGGCGGCTCGACCCAGGTCTTGCCGCTCTTCTTCAGCTTCGTCAGCAGCCGGTGCAGCTCGGCGTCGGAGTACGTGTAGACGGCCTCGTCGGGCTTGCCGCGGTGCTTCACCATCACGCGGTGGAGCGGCGGCACGGCCGCGTAGACGCGCCCCGCGTCGATGAGCGGCCGCATGTAGCGGTGGATGAGCGTCAGCAGCAGGGTGCGGATGTGGGCGCCGTCGACATCGGCATCCGAGAGCATGATGATCTTGCCGTAGCGGGCCGCCGAGAGGTCGAACGAGCGGCCGGAGCCGGCGCCGATCGACTGGATGATCGCCGCGCACTCGGCGTTGCCGAGCATGTCGGCGACCGACGCCTTCTGCACGTTGAGGATCTTGCCGCGGATCGGCAGGATCGCCTGGAACTCGCTGTCGCGTGCGGGCTTCGCGGTGCCGAGCGCGCTGTCGCCCTCGACGATGAACAGCTCGGTCTGGGCGACGTCGTTCGACCGGCAGTCGACGAGCTTCACCGGCAGCGACGACGACTCGAGCGCGGTCTTGCGGCGCGCGGTCTCCTTCAGCGAGCGCGCCGAGATGCGCGACTTCATCTCGCTGACGACCTTCTCGAGCAGCTGCCCGGCCTGCGCCTTCTCGTCGCGCTTCGACGAGGTGAGGATGGCGCCGAGCTCGCGGGCGACGACCTGCGAGACGATCTGGCGCACCGCGGGCGTGCCGAGCACCTCCTTCGTCTGGCCCTCGAACTGGGGCTCGGGCAGGCGCACGGTGACGACGGCGGTGAGGCCTGCGAGCGCGTCGTCCTTCTCGACCTTGTCGTTGCCCGCCTTGAGCTTGCGGGCGTTGGCGGCGACCTGGTCGCGGATCAGCTTCAGCAGCGACTGCTCGAAGCCTGCCAGGTGCGAGCCGCCCTTGGGCGTCGCGATGATGTTGACGAAGGTCTGCACGACGGTGTCGTAGCCGGTGCCCCAGCGCAGCGCGATGTCGACCTCGCAGGTGCGATCCACCTCACGGGTGACCATGTGGCCGGTCTCCTCGTCGAGCACCGGGATGGTCTCCTGGAAGCCGCCCTCGCCGGTCAGCCGCCAGGTGCCGGTGAGCGCGGGGTCGGGCGCCAGGTACTCGGCGAACTCGCTGATGCCGCCGTCGTACTTGTAGTCGTGCACGACCGGCTCGTCGGCGCGCTCGTCGATGATCTTCAGCGCCAGCCCCGGCACCAGGAACGCGGTCTGGCGGGCGCGGCGGGCGAGCTCGTCGGCGAGGAACTCGGCGCCCTTCGTGAACACCTGCGGGTCGGCCCAGTAGCGCACGCGGGTGCCGGTGACGCCCTTGGCGACCTTGCCCACCTTGCGCAGCCGCGACGCATCCACGAACGGCAGGAAGGTCGAGTCGGGCGAGGCACCGCCGTCGCCGTCGAGGAACTCGCCCGGCTCGCCGCGGTGGAACGACATCGCCCAGGTGGCGCCGTCGCGGTCGACCTCGACATCGAGGCGCGCCGAGAGGGCGTTCACGACCGAGGCGCCGACGCCGTGGAGGCCGCCGGAGGACTTGTAGGCGCCGCCGCCGAACTTGCCGCCCGCGTGCAGCTTCGTGAAGATCACCTCGACGCCGGTGAGGCCCGTGCGCGGCTCGACGTCGATCGGCAGGCCACGGGCGCGGTCGCGCACCTCGACGGAGCCGTCGCGGTGCAGCACGACCGTGATGTCGTCTCCGTGCCCGCCGAGCGCCTCGTCGACGGAGTTGTCGATGATCTCCCAGAGGCAGTGCATGAGCCCGCGCGAGTCGGTCGAGCCGATGTACATGCCGGGGCGCTTGCGCACCGCCTCGAGACCCTCGAGGACGGTCAGGTGCCGGGCCGAGTAGTCGGAAGCCGCGTTTGCCAACCGATCCCCCTTCATGAGACGACGCGCCCGAGCTGCGCGCAGGGCAGACGGGAACCCAGCAAGCCTAGAGCCGCGCGGGCGGTGCGCTCCGCAGGCCACGCGGCCCGCCCTTCGGTTGCGCCGCTGGCGAACCGCGCGCTGATCGACGGGGAATCCTGGGTCGGGCGTGCGACGATGGACTCCAGACGGAAGAAGGAGGGCACCGTGAACGACATCCAGACCACGACGCTCGAGGCCGACCCGGCGAACGCGCCGCTCAGCGGGCTTGACCGCTGCGACAGCTGCGGCGCCCAGGCATATGTCCGCGCGACGATGGAGAGCGGCGTGCTGCTCTTCTGCGCGCACCACGCGGCGAAGCACCGCGAAGCGATGCAGCCGCTCGCCGTCGTGTGGCACGACGAGACCGCCAAGCTCGAGGAGCGCTGACCCCCGCAGCCTCGCCCGACGTCGAAGCGGCCCGCCCCCATCCGGGGCGGGCCGCTTCGCATGTGCCGGGTCGATCGGCGACTCAGCCGAACGGCCCCTGCAGCCGCTGCAGGAAGCGCTTCGTGCGCTCGTGCTGCGGGTCGCCGAACACCTGCTCGGGGCCGCCGCGCTCGACGACCACGCCCTCGTCGAAGAACGACACCTGATCGGCCACCTCGCGCGCGAAGCGCAGCTCGTGCGTGACGACCGCCATCGTCCAGCCCTCGGCGGCGAGCTCGGTCATGACGCTCAGCACCTCGCCGACCAGCTCCGGGTCGAGCGACGACGTCGGCTCGTCGAACAGCAGCATGCTGGGCGCGAGCGCCAGCGCGCGCACGATCCCGACCCGCTGCTGCTGGCCGCCCGAGAGCGACGACGGGAACGCATCCGCCTTCTCCCGCAAGCCGACGCGCTCGAGCAGCGCCAGCGCATCCGCCCGCACCTCGTCGCGGTCGCGCCCCTGCACCCTGATGGGGCCGATCGTGACGTTGCCGAGCACGGTCAGGTGCGGGAAGAGGTGGTGCTGCTGGAAGACCATGGCGGATGCGCGGTGCAGCGCCGCGCGCTCGGCGCGTCGGCGGGGCTCGGCGAAGTCGATCGCCAGATCACCGATGGCCAAGGTGCCGGCGTCGGGCGTCTCGAGCCCGTTCAGCGAGCGCAGCACGGTCGTCTTGCCGGAGCCCGAGGGGCCGACGAGGGCGTGCACGGTGCCGGGCTGGATGTCGAGGTCGACGCCGCGCAGCACGTGGTTGTCGCCGAACGACTTGTGCAGGCCGCGCGCCGACAGCAGCGGAGCGCGGGGCGCGGGATCGGTGGGCACGGGCTCAGACGGCATAGCGATCCAGACGGCGCTCGAGGCGGTCCTGGCCGCCGGCCAGCACCAGGCAGATCACCCAGTAGACGGCGGCGGCGACCAGGTAGACGGTGAGGAACTCGCCGCTGGGCGCCGCGATGCGCTCCGCGACGCGGAACAGCTCGGTGACGAGGATCACCGAGGTGAGCGAGGTGTCCTTCACCAGCGAGATGAAGGTGTTCGACAGCGGCGGCACCGAGACGCGGGCGGCCTGCGGCAGCACGATGCGCCACAGCGACTGGCCGCGCGACATGCCGATCATCGACGCCGCCTCCCACTGCCCGCGCGGGATCGACAGGATCGCCGCGCGGATGATCTCGGCCGCGTAGCCGCCGACGTTGAGCGACAGCGCGATGATCGCGCTCGGCCACGGGTCGAGGGTGATGCCGACCTGCGGCATGCCGTAGAAGATCACGAACAGCTGCACGAGCATCGGGGTGCCGCGGATGATCGAGATGTAAGCGCGGGCGATGCCGGAGAGCCAGGCGATGCCCGAGATGCGCATGAGCGCCATCCCGATCGCGATCACGAGGCCGAGCGAGAACGACGCGAGCGTCAGCGGGATCGTGCCGGTCAGCCCGCCGAGCGCGATCGGCCCGATCGAGTCGAGGATGAGCTGCCAGTCCACGGCGCGAGCCTACGCGAGCGCGACCCCGGCCGGAGACGATGCTCCGGCGGGGGCCGCGTGGTCGTGGTGACCCGAGGTCACGGCTGCGAGACGTCCTCGCCGAAGTACCGCTCCGAGATCTCGGCGAGCGTGCCGTCGGCGGCGAGCGCGGCGAGCGCCTCGTCGACCGCGGCGACCAGAGTCTCCGAGCCGGGGCGGAACGCCACGGCGCTCTCGCTGACCTCGTCGGTCTCGGCGACGATCGACAGGCCCGTCTCGCCGCCCTGCGACTGCTCGTAGTCGAGGAAGGTCAGGCGGTCGTTGATGGTCGCGTCGACGCGGCCCTGGCGCAGCAGCTCGGCGGCCTGGGCGAAGCCCTCGACCTCCTCGACCTGGGCGCCGGCCTCGGTGGCGGTCTCTGCCCAGTTGCTGGTGAGCGACTGCGCGCTCGTGCGGCCCGACAGCGAGTCGAACCCGGCGATGTCGCTGCCCTCGGGCACGATCAGCACGCCGGGCGAGTAGGTGTACGGCGTCGAGAACTCGTAGCGCTCCTGGCGCTCGGGGGTGATCGAGACCTGGTTGGCGATCACGTCGAAGCGGCCGGCGTCGAGGCCGGCGAAGATGCCGTCCCACTGCGTCTCCTGGAACTCCACCTCGACACCGAGCTCGTCCGCGACGGCGGTGATGACGTCGACGTCGAAGCCGGTCAGCTCACCTGCGCCGCCCTCGTGGAACGAGAACGGCGAGTACGTGCCCTCGGTGGCGACGACGATCACGCCCGCTTCCTGCACCTGCTCGAGCGTCACACCGCCGGTCGACGGCTCCTCGCTGCTGGCAGCGGGCGCGCCGCCGGTCGAGCAGCCGACGAGCAGTGCGGATGCGGCTGCGACAGCGGCGAGGGGGGCCAGACGGGACAGCGTGGTGCGGGCACGAGGCATGAGCGCTCCTTCTTGGGGGTAGAACTCCATCCTAGAACGACTCGAGGCCGCCCCCTATTCCGGGGACGACCTCGAGTCGTGGTGAGGAGCGTCAGCGCGACGCTCGCCCGATCACTCCAGGTAGTCGCGCAGCTGCTGCGACCGCGACGGGTGGCGCAGCTTCGCCATGGTCTTCGACTCGATCTGACGGATGCGCTCGCGCGTGACGCCGAAGGTGTCGCCGATCTGGTCGAGCGTCTTCGGCATGCCGTCGCCCAGGCCGAAGCGCATGCGGATCACGCCAGCCTCGCGCTCCGAGAGCGAGTCGAGCAGCGACTCGAGCTGGCGCTGCAGCATCGTGAAGCCCACCGCGTCGGCCGGCACGACCGCCTCGGTGTCCTCGATCAGGTCGCCGAACTCGCTGTCGCCGTCCTCGCCCAGTGGGGTGTGCAACGAGATGGGCTCGCGGCCGTACTTCTGCACCTCGATGACCTTCTCGGGCGTCATGTCGAGCTCGCGCGCCAGCTCCTCGGGGCTCGGCTCGCGGCCGAGGTCCTGGAGCATCTGGCGCTGCACGCGGGCGAGCTTGTTGATGACCTCGACCATGTGCACCGGGATGCGGATCGTGCGGGCCTGGTCGGCCATCGCACGGGTGATGGCCTGGCGGATCCACCACGTCGCGTAGGTCGAGAACTTGAAGCCCTTCGTGTAGTCGAACTTCTCGACCGCACGGATCAGGCCCAGGTTGCCCTCCTGGATGAGGTCCAGGAACTGCATGCCGCGGCCGGTGTAGCGCTTCGCGAGCGACACCACGAGGCGCAGGTTGGCGCCCAGCAGGTGGCTCTTGGCGCGCTGGCCGTCGCGGGCGATGCGGGTGAGGTCGCGCTTGAGCTGCCACTCGAGGCCGTCGCCCTCCATCGAGAGCTTCTCCTCGGCGAACAGGCCGGCCTCGATGCGCATGGCGAGGTCGACCTCCTGCTCGGCGTTGAGGAGCGCGACCTTGCCGATCTGCTTCAGGTAGTCCTTGACCGGGTCGGCCGTGGCGCCGGTGATCTGCGTGGCGGCGGGCTCGTCGTCGTCGCCCGAGAGGCGCATGGCGCCCGTCGGGAGCTTCTCGACGTGGACCTCTTCCTCTTCCTCCTCCTCGGCGACCTCTTCGGTGGTCTCCTCGGCGTTGGCCTCGTCGACGGGGTCGGCAGCCTTGCGGCGTCCGCCGCGCGCGGGCTTCGCGGCGGCCGGCTTGGCGGCGGCCTCGTCGCCCTCCGCGGCCTTCGCCTTGGCGCGGGCAGCGGTCGTCTTGGCAGCGGTCGTCTTGGTGGCCGTCGTCTTGGCAGCCGTCGTCTTCGCGGCCGCCGTCTTCGCGGCGGTCGTCTTCGCAGCCGTCGCCTTGGCGGCCGGAGCGGCCTTCGCGGCCGTCGTCTTGGCGGCGGTCGTCCTGGTCGCGGCCGGCTTCTCGGCGGCGGACTTGGCCGGCGCCTTCGCCACTGTCGTCGCGACCTCGGCGGGCTCGGCAGCCGCCTTCGTCGCGCGGCTGCGCGAACTCGTGGTGGTCTCCTTGGCTGGCATGCGTCCTCCGGTCGTCTCGTGCGCCCAGAACCAGTGCGGTCTGACGAAGGGCAGTCGAATGACCCATGTCAAGTCCGGGCGTTGGCACCGGTCTCGACTGGGTCGGTCTTGACAGTATAGCGCTCCGTATGGCATAGCCATTCCCAGCCTGCGCTCATGCTCGCCTCGGGCGCTCGCTCAGCGGCCGCGATCCTTCATCCACTGGGCGACGGCGCGCCACAGCGGCGCGACCTCGACGCCCTCCTCCTCGCGCATCCGCGCCCGGATGAGCCGACGCATCCGCAGGATCATGCAGAAGCCGAGCACGAACACCACCAGCTGCGAGGCGAGCGCGATGCGGAAGCCCTGCCAGTCGTAGAGGCCCACCGACTCCCCCGCGGCGACCCGGGCCGAGTGCACCAGGTCGAGGGCGATGCCCACCGCCGGCATGATCATGAACGCCGCGATGAACCCACCGACGTTGACGATGCCGTTCGCCGAGCCGAGCACCCGCAGCGGGTTCGACGTGCGGGCGAAGTCGAAGCCCACCGTCGAGCCGGGGCCGGCGATGCCGACGACGATCAGCAGCAGCACGATCATCCAGGTGGGCGGATGCGTCGGCCACAGGAGGGTCACGGACCACGCGGTCGTGAGGATGGCCGTGATCGAGAGCACGAGGGTGGAGCGGCGGAGCGGGAAGCGGGCGGTCGCGATGCCGACGATCGGACCGGCAACCATGCCGGTCACGACCACGATGCTCATCAGCCCTGCCGCCTCGCCCTGCGAGTAGCCGAGCCCCTCGACCAGCATCGGGAAGCCCCACAGCAGCAGGAAGGTGTTCGTCGAGGCGAGCAGCGTGAAGTGCGTCCAGAAGCCGAGCCTCGTGCCCGGCTGGCGGAAGGCGCTCTGCAGCCTGGGCCACCAGCCCTGCGGCACGTCGATGGAACCGGTCGGCGGCGTGCCCCCGGGCGGGGCGTCGCGCAGCAGGATGAGCACCAGCACCAGGAT is a window encoding:
- a CDS encoding DNA gyrase/topoisomerase IV subunit B, which translates into the protein MKGDRLANAASDYSARHLTVLEGLEAVRKRPGMYIGSTDSRGLMHCLWEIIDNSVDEALGGHGDDITVVLHRDGSVEVRDRARGLPIDVEPRTGLTGVEVIFTKLHAGGKFGGGAYKSSGGLHGVGASVVNALSARLDVEVDRDGATWAMSFHRGEPGEFLDGDGGASPDSTFLPFVDASRLRKVGKVAKGVTGTRVRYWADPQVFTKGAEFLADELARRARQTAFLVPGLALKIIDERADEPVVHDYKYDGGISEFAEYLAPDPALTGTWRLTGEGGFQETIPVLDEETGHMVTREVDRTCEVDIALRWGTGYDTVVQTFVNIIATPKGGSHLAGFEQSLLKLIRDQVAANARKLKAGNDKVEKDDALAGLTAVVTVRLPEPQFEGQTKEVLGTPAVRQIVSQVVARELGAILTSSKRDEKAQAGQLLEKVVSEMKSRISARSLKETARRKTALESSSLPVKLVDCRSNDVAQTELFIVEGDSALGTAKPARDSEFQAILPIRGKILNVQKASVADMLGNAECAAIIQSIGAGSGRSFDLSAARYGKIIMLSDADVDGAHIRTLLLTLIHRYMRPLIDAGRVYAAVPPLHRVMVKHRGKPDEAVYTYSDAELHRLLTKLKKSGKTWVEPPQRYKGLGEMDADQLAETTMDRSRRTLRRVTITDAERASEIFELLMGNEVAPRRELIQSSQVDRDRIDA
- a CDS encoding amino acid ABC transporter permease yields the protein MDWQLILDSIGPIALGGLTGTIPLTLASFSLGLVIAIGMALMRISGIAWLSGIARAYISIIRGTPMLVQLFVIFYGMPQVGITLDPWPSAIIALSLNVGGYAAEIIRAAILSIPRGQWEAASMIGMSRGQSLWRIVLPQAARVSVPPLSNTFISLVKDTSLTSVILVTELFRVAERIAAPSGEFLTVYLVAAAVYWVICLVLAGGQDRLERRLDRYAV
- a CDS encoding RNA polymerase sigma factor; protein product: MPAKETTTSSRSRATKAAAEPAEVATTVAKAPAKSAAEKPAATRTTAAKTTAAKAAPAAKATAAKTTAAKTAAAKTTAAKTTATKTTAAKTTAARAKAKAAEGDEAAAKPAAAKPARGGRRKAADPVDEANAEETTEEVAEEEEEEEVHVEKLPTGAMRLSGDDDEPAATQITGATADPVKDYLKQIGKVALLNAEQEVDLAMRIEAGLFAEEKLSMEGDGLEWQLKRDLTRIARDGQRAKSHLLGANLRLVVSLAKRYTGRGMQFLDLIQEGNLGLIRAVEKFDYTKGFKFSTYATWWIRQAITRAMADQARTIRIPVHMVEVINKLARVQRQMLQDLGREPSPEELARELDMTPEKVIEVQKYGREPISLHTPLGEDGDSEFGDLIEDTEAVVPADAVGFTMLQRQLESLLDSLSEREAGVIRMRFGLGDGMPKTLDQIGDTFGVTRERIRQIESKTMAKLRHPSRSQQLRDYLE
- a CDS encoding DUF7455 domain-containing protein translates to MNDIQTTTLEADPANAPLSGLDRCDSCGAQAYVRATMESGVLLFCAHHAAKHREAMQPLAVVWHDETAKLEER
- a CDS encoding amino acid ABC transporter substrate-binding protein translates to MPRARTTLSRLAPLAAVAAASALLVGCSTGGAPAASSEEPSTGGVTLEQVQEAGVIVVATEGTYSPFSFHEGGAGELTGFDVDVITAVADELGVEVEFQETQWDGIFAGLDAGRFDVIANQVSITPERQERYEFSTPYTYSPGVLIVPEGSDIAGFDSLSGRTSAQSLTSNWAETATEAGAQVEEVEGFAQAAELLRQGRVDATINDRLTFLDYEQSQGGETGLSIVAETDEVSESAVAFRPGSETLVAAVDEALAALAADGTLAEISERYFGEDVSQP
- a CDS encoding amino acid ABC transporter ATP-binding protein; this encodes MPSEPVPTDPAPRAPLLSARGLHKSFGDNHVLRGVDLDIQPGTVHALVGPSGSGKTTVLRSLNGLETPDAGTLAIGDLAIDFAEPRRRAERAALHRASAMVFQQHHLFPHLTVLGNVTIGPIRVQGRDRDEVRADALALLERVGLREKADAFPSSLSGGQQQRVGIVRALALAPSMLLFDEPTSSLDPELVGEVLSVMTELAAEGWTMAVVTHELRFAREVADQVSFFDEGVVVERGGPEQVFGDPQHERTKRFLQRLQGPFG
- a CDS encoding MFS transporter, with the translated sequence MNSARSWLVWAVGTLAYVVAILHRSSLGVAGPAAAERFDIAATLLATLGAVQVGVYAAMQVPVGVLLDRFGPRLLIASGAAVMLVGQVLVAVATELPVAIVGRVLLGIGDAATFISVIRLAAGWFRGPILAQMSQWTGMAGQFGQLLSAVPFVWLLNQVGWTLSYATLAAVGAVILVLVLILLRDAPPGGTPPTGSIDVPQGWWPRLQSAFRQPGTRLGFWTHFTLLASTNTFLLLWGFPMLVEGLGYSQGEAAGLMSIVVVTGMVAGPIVGIATARFPLRRSTLVLSITAILTTAWSVTLLWPTHPPTWMIVLLLIVVGIAGPGSTVGFDFARTSNPLRVLGSANGIVNVGGFIAAFMIMPAVGIALDLVHSARVAAGESVGLYDWQGFRIALASQLVVFVLGFCMILRMRRLIRARMREEEGVEVAPLWRAVAQWMKDRGR